A window of the Acidobacteriota bacterium genome harbors these coding sequences:
- a CDS encoding tetratricopeptide repeat protein, which translates to MKKIGIILILFFLFCIFIFSQDYKGKARVTGIVSDEEGKPLEGVKVKLYSVIAGGGFEVMTDASGKWVGAWMRGGMWNIDFEKNGYMPKKISVEIYETQKNPPIEVRLKKMEGKVITDELKAELARGNQLFDEKKYQEAMLIYEDILKKFPDIYIINKNIGNCYFLLENYEKAEEYYLKVLEKEPNNYEIMLLIGNCYANRGENEKALEWYGKIVFEKINDPTVLYNIGTNYYNNSKFEDALKYYKRAVEIKADFLDALYQLGLTHLTMGSYRDAIGVFENYLKYDPDSERASQVKGFIEFLKKKIEEK; encoded by the coding sequence ATGAAAAAAATTGGAATTATTTTAATTCTTTTTTTTCTATTTTGTATCTTTATTTTTTCTCAGGATTATAAAGGGAAAGCAAGAGTGACAGGAATTGTCTCCGATGAAGAGGGTAAGCCTTTAGAAGGGGTCAAGGTGAAGCTTTATTCAGTAATAGCTGGCGGTGGTTTTGAAGTAATGACAGATGCATCAGGGAAATGGGTAGGGGCATGGATGAGAGGAGGGATGTGGAACATAGACTTTGAAAAAAATGGTTATATGCCAAAAAAAATAAGTGTTGAAATCTATGAAACACAGAAAAATCCTCCAATTGAGGTTAGATTGAAGAAGATGGAGGGAAAGGTAATCACTGATGAGCTGAAGGCTGAGTTAGCACGGGGAAACCAGCTTTTTGATGAAAAAAAATATCAAGAAGCCATGTTAATATATGAGGATATACTTAAAAAGTTTCCTGACATCTATATTATTAATAAGAATATTGGGAATTGCTATTTTCTATTAGAAAATTATGAGAAGGCTGAAGAATACTATCTTAAGGTTTTAGAGAAGGAGCCAAACAATTATGAAATTATGCTCCTTATAGGGAATTGCTATGCCAACCGTGGTGAGAATGAGAAAGCTTTAGAATGGTATGGAAAAATAGTTTTTGAAAAAATTAATGACCCCACGGTTTTATACAACATAGGCACTAATTATTATAATAATTCCAAATTTGAAGATGCATTGAAGTACTATAAAAGAGCAGTTGAAATCAAGGCGGATTTTCTCGATGCTCTTTATCAGTTAGGCCTTACCCATTTGACTATGGGAAGCTATAGAGATGCTATAGGTGTGTTTGAGAATTATTTAAAGTATGACCCGGATTCTGAGAGAGCTTCTCAAGTTAAAGGATTTATTGAATTTTTAAAAAAGAAAATCGAAGAAAAATAA